A stretch of Peteryoungia algae DNA encodes these proteins:
- a CDS encoding DsbA family protein, with translation MSTSELSITKRRLLGGIAIAAVGFALTACSDAEDKAASAEAKPAVSNETTASTTSAEIPTADRDVDMEEALKPGPLKEMALGDPNAPVKVIEYMSMTCPHCANFHEKTFEAIKTKYVDTGKVYFVLREFPFPQDTASLAAFMLARCTTEDKYFPFVSMLLKQQRTWAAPGDGDVRGAMLQLSKLGGFTQETFDACLTNAQLAGDVSKVRDRGAEEFGVQSTPTFLINGKAYSGDMSVDSMSALIDSLL, from the coding sequence ATGTCGACTTCCGAACTCTCGATCACCAAGCGCCGTTTGCTCGGCGGCATTGCCATCGCCGCCGTCGGCTTTGCGCTCACCGCCTGCAGCGACGCAGAAGACAAGGCCGCCAGCGCTGAAGCCAAACCGGCTGTCAGCAACGAGACCACGGCCTCGACCACGTCCGCCGAGATCCCGACCGCCGATCGCGATGTCGATATGGAAGAGGCCCTGAAGCCGGGCCCGCTCAAGGAAATGGCACTTGGCGATCCGAATGCGCCGGTCAAGGTGATCGAATACATGTCGATGACCTGCCCGCATTGCGCAAACTTCCACGAAAAGACCTTCGAGGCGATCAAGACCAAGTATGTCGACACCGGCAAGGTCTATTTCGTGCTGCGCGAATTCCCTTTCCCGCAGGACACCGCTTCGCTCGCCGCCTTCATGCTCGCCCGTTGCACCACGGAAGACAAATACTTCCCCTTCGTCTCCATGCTGCTCAAGCAGCAGCGCACCTGGGCCGCTCCTGGTGACGGCGACGTCCGTGGCGCCATGCTGCAGCTCTCAAAGCTCGGTGGTTTTACACAGGAGACCTTCGACGCCTGCTTGACGAACGCACAGCTTGCCGGTGATGTGTCGAAAGTCCGCGATCGCGGTGCTGAGGAATTCGGTGTTCAGTCGACTCCGACCTTCCTGATCAATGGCAAGGCCTATTCGGGGGACATGTCGGTTGACTCCATGTCGGCCCTCATCGACAGCCTGCTCTGA